The Sphingobium aromaticiconvertens genome has a segment encoding these proteins:
- a CDS encoding alpha/beta hydrolase: MSRFSDGYWWSPDGLRLHYRDYSGGADGRPPLLCLPGLTRNARDFEPLAERLAGEWRLICPDMRGRAESAQAKDPMTYVPLTYLQDVGRLLTDLAVDRFVAVGTSLGGIITMLFAATQPERLAGALLNDIGPFIEPAGLDRIRGYVGSGSTHPTWVQAARALQEAQGDVYPLYGLEEWLAMAKRLYRLNPSGRIVLDYDMRIAEPLRVAGGEAGVDMWPVMAAFRSVPTLILRGALSDLLSEETAQRMVRDIGPQAELVTVPQVGHAPAMDEPDAVAGIDRLLTRVLHG, from the coding sequence TTGAGCCGGTTCAGCGACGGATATTGGTGGTCTCCTGATGGCTTGCGGTTGCATTATCGCGACTATTCGGGAGGGGCGGATGGGCGCCCGCCGTTGCTGTGCCTGCCGGGCCTGACCCGCAACGCGCGCGATTTCGAGCCGCTGGCCGAGCGGCTGGCGGGCGAATGGCGGCTGATCTGCCCGGATATGCGCGGGCGCGCGGAAAGCGCGCAGGCGAAAGATCCGATGACCTATGTGCCGCTCACCTATTTGCAGGACGTCGGGCGGCTGCTCACCGATCTGGCGGTCGACCGATTCGTGGCGGTGGGCACGTCGCTGGGCGGGATCATCACCATGTTGTTTGCCGCGACCCAACCTGAGCGGCTGGCAGGCGCGTTGCTGAACGACATCGGCCCCTTCATCGAACCTGCGGGCCTCGACCGGATTCGCGGTTATGTGGGGAGCGGCAGCACGCATCCGACCTGGGTGCAGGCGGCTCGCGCGTTGCAGGAGGCGCAAGGCGACGTCTATCCGCTTTATGGGCTGGAAGAATGGCTGGCGATGGCCAAGCGGCTGTATCGTCTGAACCCGTCGGGCCGGATCGTGCTGGATTATGACATGCGGATCGCTGAACCGCTGCGCGTGGCCGGGGGTGAGGCCGGGGTCGATATGTGGCCTGTAATGGCGGCTTTCCGGTCGGTGCCGACACTGATCCTGCGCGGCGCATTGTCCGACCTTTTGAGCGAAGAAACGGCGCAGCGGATGGTGCGCGACATCGGCCCACAGGCGGAGTTGGTGACGGTGCCGCAGGTCGGCCATGCGCCCGCGATGGACGAGCCGGACGCGGTGGCGGGCATTGACCGGCTGCTGACGCGCGTTCTGCATGGCTGA
- a CDS encoding glycosyltransferase family 4 protein, producing the protein MADLSGRPPRLLHLHSSFQLGGKEARAVRLMNHWGDQANHTIISGDPEAMSARDAIDRHVKVDFPHDAPLLTGLPGLTRYRVLARYMAQFDLILTYNWGAMDGVMARRTFAPFRTLPPLIHHEDGFNVDENEGLKPKRNLFRRAGLVTAHALVVPSVTLENIARRAWGQPPRRVHLIPNGIAVERYDETPEPNAIPALRRTPGKLLVGTLAGLRPVKNIPRLVEAVAAHRDRLQLVVVGEGPERDAIIAAAQAAGLDDLCLAGFLPDPSRYVGLFDIFALSSDSEQFPISLVEAMAAGLPVVSTDVGDVAHMVAPENQRFVVADGKGLAQALGALANDGDLRARLGAANRARAIRDFAEDAMLDSYARLYGEALASPSILR; encoded by the coding sequence ATGGCTGATCTTTCCGGGCGGCCACCCCGGCTGCTTCATCTGCACAGCAGCTTCCAGCTTGGCGGCAAGGAGGCGCGCGCGGTGCGTCTGATGAATCACTGGGGCGACCAGGCGAACCACACGATCATCAGCGGCGACCCCGAAGCGATGAGCGCGCGCGATGCAATCGATCGACACGTGAAGGTGGATTTCCCCCATGATGCGCCGCTGCTGACGGGCCTGCCGGGCCTGACCCGCTATCGGGTTCTGGCGCGGTACATGGCGCAGTTCGACCTGATCCTGACCTATAATTGGGGGGCGATGGACGGCGTGATGGCGCGGCGGACCTTTGCGCCATTCAGGACGCTGCCGCCGCTGATCCATCATGAGGATGGCTTCAACGTTGATGAAAATGAGGGGTTGAAGCCCAAGCGGAACCTGTTTCGTCGGGCGGGGCTGGTCACGGCCCATGCTTTGGTTGTGCCGTCCGTCACGCTGGAGAACATAGCGCGGCGGGCATGGGGGCAGCCCCCGCGGCGCGTGCATCTGATCCCCAATGGTATCGCGGTGGAGCGCTATGACGAGACGCCTGAACCCAACGCCATTCCGGCCCTGCGGCGGACGCCCGGCAAGCTGCTGGTGGGCACGCTGGCGGGGTTGCGACCGGTCAAGAATATTCCCCGGCTGGTGGAAGCGGTTGCGGCGCATCGCGACCGGCTGCAACTGGTGGTCGTGGGCGAGGGGCCTGAGCGGGACGCCATCATCGCGGCGGCGCAGGCGGCGGGGCTTGATGACCTGTGTCTGGCCGGGTTTCTGCCCGATCCGTCGCGCTATGTCGGGTTGTTCGACATCTTCGCTTTGTCCTCCGACAGCGAGCAGTTTCCGATCTCTCTGGTAGAGGCAATGGCGGCTGGTTTACCGGTCGTGTCTACGGATGTGGGCGACGTCGCGCATATGGTTGCGCCGGAGAACCAGCGTTTCGTTGTGGCCGATGGGAAAGGGCTGGCACAGGCGCTGGGCGCGCTTGCGAATGACGGCGATTTGCGGGCGCGGCTGGGCGCGGCGAACCGGGCGCGGGCGATCCGCGACTTTGCCGAAGACGCAATGCTGGACTCTTATGCGCGCCTCTATGGCGAAGCACTGGCCAGTCCCTCCATTTTGCGCTAG